The segment CGCCTCACCTGGGCGGCGAGCCTCATGACCGCCGCCTACGCCGTGGTCCTGGCCCAGGAGGCCATGTGGAGCGACGAGGCCATCGCCAAGGAACTGGGCCTTTCCACCGCGGCGGTGCGCCAGATCCTCCGCGCCGACCCGGAAACCGCCCTCAAGAAGGTGGAGGAGATGGCGGAAGGGGAAGGCCTCCGCACCCACGTGGCGGGTGGGCTGGCCAAAGCCGCCTACCGGGCCATCCGCCAAGGCCAGGAGGAGCCCCGGGTGCTCGGCTACTTCTTGGAGCGCTTTGTGGAGATGATGGGGATCCCCTGGGCCGTCTTGGTGCTCAAGGCAGTGAAGGGCCTGGACTTCCCCGTGGGCAAGGAAACGCTCTTGGAAAGGCTTCGGGGCTTGCGCATTCTGGATAGGCCGGCAGAGGAGATCCTAGAGCGGCTGGAGTACCCCGTGCAAGACCCCGCCGAACTCCTGCACCAGGTAAGGCTCCACCTGGAGGCATAGTAGACTGGGGCCGTGGTCCTGGTCCTGGACTTCGGCTCCCAGTACACAAGGCTCATCGCCCGGAGGCTTCGGGAACTCCGGGCCTTTTCCCTCATCCTCCCGGGGACCACCCCCTTGGAGGAAATCCTCCAATATAAGCCCCAGGCCCTCATCCTCTCCGGGGGGCCCAAGAGCGTCTTTGACCCCGAGGCCCCCCGCCCCGACCCCCGCCTCTTCGGGCTCGGCCTCCCCACCTTGGGCATCTGCTACGGGATGCAACTCCTCGCCCAGGAGCTCGGGGGCAAGGTGGAGCGCGCAGGCCGGGCGGAGTACGGCAAGGCCCTCCTCACCCGCTACGAGGGCCCCCTCTTCCGGGGGCTTTCCGGGGAGGTCCAGGTCTGGATGAGCCACCAAGACGCCGTCACCGAGCTTCCCCCCGGGTGGCGGGTTTCCGCCGCCACGGAGGAAAACCCCGTGGCCGCCATGGAGGGGCCGGACGGCAAGACCTTCGCCGTGCAGTTCCACCCCGAGGTGGCCCACACCCCCAAGGGGATGCAGATTTTGGAGAATTTCCTGGAGATAGCCGGCGTCCCCCGGGACTGGACCCCGGAGCACGTGCTGGAAAGCCTCCTCAAAGAGGTGCGGGAACGGGTGGGGCAGGAACGGGTCCTCCTGGCGGTCTCCGGGGGGGTGGACTCCAGCACCCTGGCCCTCCTCCTGGCCAAGGCCGGGGTGGACCACCTGGCGGTCTTCGTGGACCACGGGCTTTTGCGCCTCGGGGAGCGAGAGGAGGTGGAAGGGGCCCTGAGGGCCCTTGGGGTGAACCTCCTGGTGGTGGAGGCCAAGGGGCGCTTCCTTCAGGCCCTAAAGGGCGTGGAAGACCCCGAGGCGAAGCGGAAGATCATCGGGCGGGAGTTCGTGGCGGTCTTCTCGGAGGTGGCCCGGGAAAAGGGGCCCTTCCGCTTCCTGGCGCAAGGCACCCTGTACCCCGACGTGATCGAATCGGCGGGGGGGCACGGGGCCGCCAAGATCAAAAGCCACCACAACGTGGGCGGCCTTCCCGAGGACCTGGAGTTTGCGCTTTTAGAGCCCTTCCGCCTCCTCTTCAAGGACGAGGTGCGGGAGCTCGCCCTCCTCCTCGGCCTGCCCGACCCCATCCGCCTGCGCCACCCCTTCCCGGGGCCAGGCCTTGCCGTGCGCATCCTGGGGGAGGTGACCGAGGAGCGCCTGGAGATCCTCCGCCAAGCGGACGACCTCTTCACGAGCCTCCTCAAGGAGTGGGGGCTTTACGGCCAGGTGGCCCAGGCCCTGGCCGTCCTCACCCCCCTAAGGAGCGTGGGGGTGGCGGGGGACGAGCGGAAGTACGGGTACGTCCTGGCCCTCAGGGCCGTGACCACGGAGGACTTCATGACCGCCGACTGGGCCAGGCTTCCCTTGGAGTTTCTGGACGAGGTGGCCCGGCGCATCACCCGCAGGGTCCCCGAGGTGGGCCGGGTGGTCTACGACATCACCTCCAAGCCCCCCGCCACCATAGAGTGGGAGTGAGGGCGGAAGGCTTTGCTAAACTGGGGGCACGGAGGCAGGCCATGCCCACCTTTATCGTGCTCAGCACCCTCACGGATGACGGCGCGGAAACCCTGGTGAAAAACCCCGAGCGCATCAAGGAGGTGAACCAGGAGCTAGAAAGGGACTTCGGGGTGAAGGTGGTGGCCCAGTACGCTGTCCTTGGCCCCTATGACTTCGTGAACATCGTGGAGGCGGAGGACGCCGCCAGCGTGGCCCGGGCCATGCTCCACCTGGCCTCCCGGGGAAGCGTGAAGACCACCACCCTCGAGGCCATCCCCGTGGCCGAACTCATCGCCCGGCTCAAATAGTGGAAGTCCTGGAAACCTCGGTCTACGCCCGGGACCTGGAAAAGGCGCGGGCCTTTTACGAAGGGGTCTTGGGCCTGCCCTGCTTCCAGTACAAGCCCCCCCGCCACGCCTTCTTCCGCGCCGGGCGGGGAGTATTCCTCGTGTTCAACCCCGAGCACACGGAAAAAGACCCCCTCCTTCCCCCCCACGGGGCCCGGGGGAGCGTCCACGTGGCCTTCCGGGTGGCGGAGGAGGAGCTTCCCCTCTGGGAAGCGAAGCTCAAGAGCCTGGGCTTTCCCGTCTGGTGGGCGGAGTGGCCCAAGGGAAAAAGCCTTTACACCCGCGACCCCGAGGGGAACCTGGTGGAGCTCGCCCCCGCCGGGATCTGGGGGCTTTAGCCCTCCCTAAGCCAACGGGCGGCCTCGAGGGCGTAGTAGGTGAGGATGCCCTGGGCCCCCGCCCGGCGGATGGCGTAAAGGGTTTCCAAGACCGCCCGCCGCTCGTCCAGGTGGCCCTGGAGGGCGGAAAGCTTCAGCATGGCGTACTCCCCGGAGACCTGGTAGGCGAAAAGGGGCTTGGCGAAGCGCCCCTTCAAGGCGGCAAGCACGTCCAGGTAGGGCAGGGCGGGCTTCACCATGAGGAGGTCCGCCCCCTCCTGGTCGTCCAGGCCCGCCTCCCTTAGGGCGTCCCAAAGCCCCGCCCTGGGGTCCATCTGGTAGCCCGAGCGGTCCCCGAACTCCGGAGCGCTCGCCGCCGCCTCCCGAAAAGGCCCGTAGAAGGCGGAGGCGTACTTCACCGCATAGGAGAGGATGGGCACGTGGGCGAAGCCCCCCTCGTCCAAGGCCTTGCGGATGGCCCGCACCTGGCCGTCCATCATGGCGCTTGGGGCCACCACGTCCGCCCCCGCCTGGGCCTGGGAGAGGGCGGTCTTGGCCAAAAGCTCTAAGGTGGCGTCGTTGTCCACGTAAAAGCCCAAGGGGCCCTCCCGCACCACCCCGCAGTGGCCGTGGCTCGTGTACTCGCAAAGGCAGGTGTCGGCGATGACGAGGAGCTCGGGGAGTTCCCGCTTCAGAAGGCGGATGGCCCGTTGCACCACCCCCTCCTCGGCGTAGGCCCCGTGGCCCAGGGGGTCCTTTTCCCCCTCGGGCAGGACGCCGAAGAGGATGACCCCGCCAAGCCCCGCCTTCAGGGCCTCCTCGCCCAGGCGGGGAAGGTCCTTTAGGGGATGGCGAAAGACCCCGGGCATGGAGGCCACCTCCTCCCGTTCCCCTTCCGCCTTCACGAAAAGGGGGAGGATGAGGTGGCGGGGGGAAAGCTCCACCTCGGCCACCAGGGGGCGCAGGAGGGGTGAACGCAGCCTTCTAGGGCGCTCC is part of the Thermus hydrothermalis genome and harbors:
- a CDS encoding KaiC associated regulatory domain protein: MVLPPRAPNPKELEATVLRVFLKVIDLVGGPKAMAEKKRLTWAASLMTAAYAVVLAQEAMWSDEAIAKELGLSTAAVRQILRADPETALKKVEEMAEGEGLRTHVAGGLAKAAYRAIRQGQEEPRVLGYFLERFVEMMGIPWAVLVLKAVKGLDFPVGKETLLERLRGLRILDRPAEEILERLEYPVQDPAELLHQVRLHLEA
- the guaA gene encoding glutamine-hydrolyzing GMP synthase, whose translation is MVLVLDFGSQYTRLIARRLRELRAFSLILPGTTPLEEILQYKPQALILSGGPKSVFDPEAPRPDPRLFGLGLPTLGICYGMQLLAQELGGKVERAGRAEYGKALLTRYEGPLFRGLSGEVQVWMSHQDAVTELPPGWRVSAATEENPVAAMEGPDGKTFAVQFHPEVAHTPKGMQILENFLEIAGVPRDWTPEHVLESLLKEVRERVGQERVLLAVSGGVDSSTLALLLAKAGVDHLAVFVDHGLLRLGEREEVEGALRALGVNLLVVEAKGRFLQALKGVEDPEAKRKIIGREFVAVFSEVAREKGPFRFLAQGTLYPDVIESAGGHGAAKIKSHHNVGGLPEDLEFALLEPFRLLFKDEVRELALLLGLPDPIRLRHPFPGPGLAVRILGEVTEERLEILRQADDLFTSLLKEWGLYGQVAQALAVLTPLRSVGVAGDERKYGYVLALRAVTTEDFMTADWARLPLEFLDEVARRITRRVPEVGRVVYDITSKPPATIEWE
- a CDS encoding glutamine synthetase/cystathionine beta-lyase binding protein, which encodes MPTFIVLSTLTDDGAETLVKNPERIKEVNQELERDFGVKVVAQYAVLGPYDFVNIVEAEDAASVARAMLHLASRGSVKTTTLEAIPVAELIARLK
- a CDS encoding VOC family protein, whose amino-acid sequence is MEVLETSVYARDLEKARAFYEGVLGLPCFQYKPPRHAFFRAGRGVFLVFNPEHTEKDPLLPPHGARGSVHVAFRVAEEELPLWEAKLKSLGFPVWWAEWPKGKSLYTRDPEGNLVELAPAGIWGL
- the hemB gene encoding porphobilinogen synthase, producing the protein MERPRRLRSPLLRPLVAEVELSPRHLILPLFVKAEGEREEVASMPGVFRHPLKDLPRLGEEALKAGLGGVILFGVLPEGEKDPLGHGAYAEEGVVQRAIRLLKRELPELLVIADTCLCEYTSHGHCGVVREGPLGFYVDNDATLELLAKTALSQAQAGADVVAPSAMMDGQVRAIRKALDEGGFAHVPILSYAVKYASAFYGPFREAAASAPEFGDRSGYQMDPRAGLWDALREAGLDDQEGADLLMVKPALPYLDVLAALKGRFAKPLFAYQVSGEYAMLKLSALQGHLDERRAVLETLYAIRRAGAQGILTYYALEAARWLREG